From a single Rutidosis leptorrhynchoides isolate AG116_Rl617_1_P2 chromosome 5, CSIRO_AGI_Rlap_v1, whole genome shotgun sequence genomic region:
- the LOC139850151 gene encoding probable WRKY transcription factor 56, with amino-acid sequence MEGDDKHTSQGPINDNFNVNMNNISPYILDYMSNNPMMNNQYFQYPSSSSTSPVLPQLPLSSLNQQHDNNSISLESSNVDWVSLLSGFMSNDDQGTIMGRGSCEGDEKNGVRNGKLMKSGRGKKVTPSRVAFHTRSSEDILDDGYKWRKYGQKSVKNSHHPRSYYRCTQHTCNVKKQIQRLSKDNSIVVTTYEGIHNHPCEKLMETLTPLLKQLQFLSRSF; translated from the exons ATGGAAGGAGACGACAAACATACGTCACAAGGGCCTATAAACGACAACTTCAATGTTAACATGAACAACATAAGTCCATATATATTGGATTACATGAGTAACAACCCTATGATGAACAATCAGTATTTTCAGTATCCatcttcttcttcaacttctccgGTTTTACCTCAGTTACCACTAAGTAGTCTGAATCAACaacatgataataatagtattagtttgGAAAGTAGTAATGTGGATTGGGTTAGCCTTCTTTCGGGTTTTATGAGTAATGATGATCAAGGAACGATAATGGGAAGGGGCTCGTGTGAAGGAGATGAGAAGAATGGGGTGCGGAATGGTAAGTTGATGAAAAGTGGGAGGGGTAAAAAGGTAACTCCATCTAGAGTTGCATTTCATACAAGGAGTAGTGAGGATATCCTTGATGATGGTTACAAATGGAGAAAATATGGTCAAAAATCAGTCAAAAATAGCCATCATCCAAG GAGTTATTACAGGTGCACACAACATACATGCAATGTGAAGAAGCAAATTCAGAGACTATCAAAAGACAACTCAATTGTGGTCACAACTTATGAAGGCATTCACAATCATCCTTGTGAGAAACTTATGGAAACTTTGACTCCACTTCTCAAACAACTCCAGTTTCTCTCCAGATCATTTTAA